The genomic segment CGGCCGAGATCGCGGCCGGGACCGGCGGCTCGGTCGAGGTGCTGCGCGACCCCCTCGAGGCCGCCGACGGTGTCGACGTGCTGGCCACCGACACGTGGACGTCGATGGGGCAGGAGGGCGACGGGCGCGACCGGCTCACCCCGTTCTGGCCCTACCAGGTCAACAGCAAGCTGCTGGGCGCGGCCGCGGAGGGCGCGATCGTGCTGCACTGCCTGCCCGCCCACCGCGGTGAGGAGATCACCGACGAGGTCATGGACGGGCCGCAGAGCGCTGTCTTCGACCAGGCCGAGAATCGCCTGCACGCGCAGAAGGCCCTGCTGGCCTGGCTGCTGGCGGTGAACAAGTCATGACCGGGCCGGTGACTCGCGCGGGCCGGCACGCCCGGATCGTGGAACTCATCCGCGCCTCTGAGATCCGGTCCCAGACCGAGCTGGCCGAGAAACTCTCCGGCTGGGACGTGGTGGTCACCCAGGCCACGCTCTCCCGCGACCTGGAGGAGCTCGGCGCGGTCAAGGTCAGCGGCGCCTACCTGATCCCCGAGGACGGCAAGCGCCCGCTGCGCGAGACCACCGAACAGGGACCGGCCCGGCTGCTGCGGCTGCTGCGCGAACTGCTGACCGGCGTCGACTCCAGCGGCAACATCGCCGTGCTGCGCACCCCGCCCGGGGCCGCGCACTTCCTGGCCAGCGCGCTCGACCGGGCCGGGCTGACCGACGTCGTGGGCACGATCGCCGGCGACGACACGATCCTCGTCGTCTCCCGCGACGTCACCGGTGGCAAGGCGCTCGCGGCCAAGCTCGCCGACTGGGCCGGTCACAACCACGAACTTGAACACGGCAAAATGGAAGACAATGACTGAGAAGACTTCTTTGTGGGGTGGCCGGTTCGCCGGTGGCCCGGCCGACGCCCTGGCCCGGCTGTCCGTGAGTGTCCAGTTCGACTGGCGCCTCGCCCCGTACGACATCGCCGGCTCCCGCGCCCACGCCCGGGTGCTCGCCGCGGCCGGGCTGCTCGACCCCGACGAGCTGGGCCAGATGCTGGCCGCCCTGGACGACCTCGAGGCGGCCTGCGCGTCCGGCGAGTTCCGGCCCACCATCGACGACGAGGACGTGCACACCGCCCTCGAGCGCGGCCTGCTCGAACGCCTCGGCGCGCTCGGCGGCAAACTGCGCGCCGGCCGCTCCCGCAACGACCAGGTCGCCACCGATCTGCGGCTCTACATGCGCGACCACGCCCGTGGGGTGGCCGTCGCGCTGGTCGAGCTGGCCGACGCGCTGACCGAGCAGGCCGCCCGCAACGTCGGCACGCCCGCGCCCGGCCTGACCCACGTGCAGCACGCCCAGCCGGTCTCGTTCGGCCACTGGCTGCTCGCCCACGTGCAGCCGCTGCTGCGCGACCTCGATCGGATGAAGGACTGGGACGCCCGTACGGCGGTCTCGCCGCTCGGCAGCGGCGCGCTGGCCGGCTCCTCCCTGCCCCTCGACCCGGCCGCCGTGGCCAAGGAGCTGGGCTTCGCCGCGCCCGCGGCCAACTCGATGGACGCCGTGGCCGACCGCGACTTCGTGGCCGAGTTCCTCTTCATCACGTCGCTGATCGGGGTGCACCTGTCCCGCCTGGGCGAGGAAGTGGTGCTCTGGACGTCGACGGAGTTCGGCTGGGTCGAGCTCGACGACGCGTTCGCCACCGGGTCGTCGATCATGCCGCAGAAGAAGAACGCGGACATCGCCGAGCTGGCCCGGGGCAAGAGCGGCCGGCTGATCGGCGGGCTGGTCGCGGTGCTGACCATGCTCAAGGGCCTGCCGCTGACCTACGACCGCGACATGCAGGAGGACAAGGAGCCGGTCTTCGACGCGATCGAGACGCTCGAGCTGCTCCTGCCCGCGCTGGCCGGCATGATCTCGACGATGACCGTACGGGTGGACCGCCTCGCCGCGGCCGCGCCCGTCGGGTTCTCGCTGGCCACCGAGGTCGCCGACTGGCTGGTGCGCAAGGGTGTGCCGTTCCGCGAGGCCCACGAGATCACCGGCAAGCTGGTCGCGATCTGCTCGGTGCGCGAGTGCGAGCTGGAGGACCTGACCGACGACGACCTGAAGACGGTCAGCGAGCACCTCGACCCGACGGTGCGCCAGGTCCTGACCGTCGACTCGGCGCTGGCCTCGCGCACCACACCCGGCTCGACCGGCCCCGGCCCCGTGGCCGACCAGCTGGCGCAGGTGCAGCACCACCTCGACACGTGGCGTCAGTGGGCGGTCGAGAAGGTCGTGCCGCGCTGAGCGACGGCCCGGGTGAAGCCCAGCGCGACGTCGCGGCCGGACTGCAGGAGGGTGTAGGGGTCTGCGCCCTTCTGCAGGAAGCCGCTGACGCCGGCGGCGAGCCCGGTCGCGACCAGGTCGTCGGTCAGTAAACGGGGAACGGGCGGGTTGAAGTCCTCTGTGTAGGGCCTGGCCCACCGGGTAGCCCGGTCCCGTGATCGATCTCCCCCGCGCCGGTGAGGTGCGCGCCCTGTTGCTGGACGCCGACGGCAACCTGTTCCCGTCGGAGGAGCCCGCGTTCGTCGCCTCGGCCGACGTGACCAACCGCCTGCTGGCCTCGCTGGGCGTCTCCCGCGCCTACACGGCCGAGGAGTTGCGGCTGACCACGACGGGCAAGAACTTCCGCACCACGGCCGCCGATCTGGCGGCCGGGCACGGCCGGGTGCTGACCCCTGAGGTGCTCGCGGACTGGGTGGCCGAGGAGAAGAAGGTCGTCTCCGACTACCTCGGCCAGGTGTTGCGCCCCGACCCGGCCGTGCTGGAACCTCTGCATCGGCTGGCGGGTCGGTACCGGCTGGCAGTGGTCAGCTCCAGCGCCCTGTCCCGGCTGGACGAGTGTTTCCGAGCCACCGGCCTGGCCGGGTTGCTCCCGGCCGGGCGGCGGTACAGCGCCGAGGACTCGTTGCCCCGGCCCACCAGCAAACCCGACCCCGCGATCTATCTGTACGCCGTGCGGCAGCTCGGTGTCGCGCCGGCGCAGGCTGTCGCCGTCGAGGACTCGTGGCCCGGCGCCCGGTCGGCCGTGGCCGCGGGCATCCCCACCGTGGGCAACCTGGTCTTCGTGCCCCCGGCCGAACGGGTGGCCCGCCGCGCGGCGCTCGAGGACGCGGGCGTCGCCCTCGTGATCGAGTCGTGGCAGGAGCTCGAAGCCGCGCTGCCGGTCAGTGTGGAGTGATCGCGCCGGCCGGACGGTGGCCCCGAGGTGTCGATCCGGCGTAAGGCGGCTAGCGTGGTTCGAGTACTGACCCCTTCCGCCCTGTGTCCGCGGAGCAAATGTCACGGAGGGTGACCATGCTCACGGACCACTATGGCGTCATGGCCCGCGCCGACGCGCCGGTCGAGCTGTCCGATGATCTGGACGAGATCGCCGAGCGATACATTCGTGACCGTGCCGCTCTCGACCCGGTACGGGCGGGGCGCTTGCGCGACGACGTGATCCGCCGGCTGCTGCCCTTCGCGGGCCGATTGGCCGGTCGGTACCGGCACAGCCGGGAGTCCATGGACGATCTGGAGCAGGTGGCCCGCCTCGCCCTCGTCAAGGCGATCGACCGTTACGACCCGGAGCGCGGATCTTTCACCGCGTACGCGGTCACCACCATCTCGGGGGAGCTCAAGCGGTACTTCCGCGATCACACGTGGGGCGTGCAGGTTCCTCGCCGGCTGCAGGATCTGTCCCGGGTGGCCGGGCGGGCCACCGAGGAGCTGACGGCGGAGCTGCACCGCCCGCCGACCGAGCAGGAGCTGGCGGCGCGGTGCGGTGCCGGCGTGGCGGAGGTGGCGGAGGCGCTCGCATCCCGCGCGGGCTACCGGCCCGTGTCGTTGAGCCTGCCGGTGGGTGATTCCGGGGCCGCGCTCGGCGACCTGCTGGGCGACG from the Paractinoplanes abujensis genome contains:
- a CDS encoding arginine repressor, with product MTGPVTRAGRHARIVELIRASEIRSQTELAEKLSGWDVVVTQATLSRDLEELGAVKVSGAYLIPEDGKRPLRETTEQGPARLLRLLRELLTGVDSSGNIAVLRTPPGAAHFLASALDRAGLTDVVGTIAGDDTILVVSRDVTGGKALAAKLADWAGHNHELEHGKMEDND
- the argH gene encoding argininosuccinate lyase; this translates as MTEKTSLWGGRFAGGPADALARLSVSVQFDWRLAPYDIAGSRAHARVLAAAGLLDPDELGQMLAALDDLEAACASGEFRPTIDDEDVHTALERGLLERLGALGGKLRAGRSRNDQVATDLRLYMRDHARGVAVALVELADALTEQAARNVGTPAPGLTHVQHAQPVSFGHWLLAHVQPLLRDLDRMKDWDARTAVSPLGSGALAGSSLPLDPAAVAKELGFAAPAANSMDAVADRDFVAEFLFITSLIGVHLSRLGEEVVLWTSTEFGWVELDDAFATGSSIMPQKKNADIAELARGKSGRLIGGLVAVLTMLKGLPLTYDRDMQEDKEPVFDAIETLELLLPALAGMISTMTVRVDRLAAAAPVGFSLATEVADWLVRKGVPFREAHEITGKLVAICSVRECELEDLTDDDLKTVSEHLDPTVRQVLTVDSALASRTTPGSTGPGPVADQLAQVQHHLDTWRQWAVEKVVPR
- a CDS encoding HAD family hydrolase; this translates as MIDLPRAGEVRALLLDADGNLFPSEEPAFVASADVTNRLLASLGVSRAYTAEELRLTTTGKNFRTTAADLAAGHGRVLTPEVLADWVAEEKKVVSDYLGQVLRPDPAVLEPLHRLAGRYRLAVVSSSALSRLDECFRATGLAGLLPAGRRYSAEDSLPRPTSKPDPAIYLYAVRQLGVAPAQAVAVEDSWPGARSAVAAGIPTVGNLVFVPPAERVARRAALEDAGVALVIESWQELEAALPVSVE